One Methanocaldococcus infernus ME DNA segment encodes these proteins:
- the ade gene encoding adenine deaminase, with amino-acid sequence MITLKNSKIVNIFSGEILEGNVIFSNNKIIFVDYNSLLEKGKVIDLKGKYLAPTFIDGHIHIESSHLIPSEFEKLALKFGISKVVEDPHEIANVLGLEGIKFLINNPKYLDLYIMAPSCVPATELESSGAKLGVKEIEELLKLDKCLGLGEVMDYLGVINEKEELLKKIELAKKYKKAVDGHSPGLRGEDLELYLSKGIMSDHEVLDGEEALEKLRLGVKVMLRYGSVSKTINLLDGIKERDLRNVILVSDDINLEDLKRGYLINALKEAVKYVDPVKAIQMVTINPAEYFGLDIGIKPGGEASFIIFEDLESFKIDRVIIKGKFYEELNFERRDFKVKKSVNISYKKEDLKIELKGRVRVIKPIKGSLLTEELILTAEEAKALLEKNKINKIYVLERHKGLGNVGKGLIYNFLKKGVLASTYAHDSHNLIVVGNDERDIELAIKTIKEINGGFVAVHNGEVKAIKLEVAGLMSSSLERFEKEREELYNFIEGWSDFEDPFLSLSFFSLPVIPKLKITDKGLVKDMELVSLYL; translated from the coding sequence ATGATAACTCTAAAGAACTCTAAGATAGTGAATATTTTTAGTGGTGAAATCTTAGAGGGAAATGTTATTTTCTCCAACAATAAAATAATTTTTGTTGATTACAACTCTCTTTTAGAGAAGGGGAAGGTTATAGATTTAAAGGGAAAGTATTTAGCTCCAACATTCATAGATGGGCATATTCATATAGAGAGTTCTCACCTAATCCCTTCAGAGTTTGAAAAATTAGCCTTAAAGTTTGGGATCTCTAAGGTTGTTGAGGATCCTCATGAAATAGCCAATGTCTTAGGCTTAGAGGGAATAAAGTTCTTAATAAACAATCCAAAATATTTAGATTTGTATATAATGGCTCCCTCCTGTGTGCCAGCAACTGAGTTGGAGAGTAGTGGAGCCAAGTTAGGGGTTAAAGAGATTGAAGAGCTTTTAAAGTTAGATAAGTGCTTAGGCTTAGGAGAAGTTATGGACTACCTTGGAGTTATAAATGAAAAAGAAGAGCTTTTAAAGAAGATAGAGTTGGCTAAGAAGTATAAAAAGGCTGTAGATGGACACTCTCCTGGGCTGAGAGGAGAGGATTTAGAGCTTTACCTCTCCAAGGGAATTATGAGTGACCATGAAGTGTTAGATGGAGAAGAGGCTTTAGAGAAGTTAAGACTTGGAGTTAAGGTTATGTTAAGATATGGAAGTGTCTCAAAAACAATTAACTTATTAGATGGCATTAAAGAGAGGGACTTAAGGAATGTAATCTTAGTTAGTGATGACATAAACTTAGAAGATTTAAAAAGAGGCTACTTAATAAATGCTCTAAAAGAAGCTGTTAAGTATGTTGATCCAGTAAAGGCTATTCAGATGGTGACAATAAACCCAGCTGAGTACTTTGGCTTAGACATTGGAATAAAGCCAGGAGGGGAAGCAAGCTTTATAATTTTTGAAGACTTGGAGAGCTTTAAGATAGATAGGGTTATTATTAAAGGTAAGTTTTATGAAGAGTTGAACTTTGAGAGGAGAGACTTTAAAGTTAAGAAGTCAGTAAATATAAGCTATAAAAAAGAGGATTTAAAGATTGAACTTAAAGGAAGGGTTAGGGTTATAAAGCCAATAAAAGGCTCTCTTTTAACTGAAGAGCTAATTTTAACAGCTGAGGAAGCTAAGGCCCTATTGGAAAAAAATAAGATTAACAAAATTTATGTCTTAGAAAGGCATAAGGGTTTAGGGAATGTTGGGAAAGGCTTAATTTATAACTTTTTAAAGAAGGGAGTTTTAGCTTCAACCTATGCACATGATTCTCACAACTTAATAGTTGTTGGGAATGATGAGAGAGATATAGAATTAGCTATAAAAACAATAAAAGAGATTAATGGAGGGTTTGTAGCTGTCCATAATGGGGAGGTTAAGGCTATTAAATTGGAGGTTGCTGGACTTATGAGCTCTTCCTTAGAGAGATTTGAAAAAGAGAGAGAAGAGCTTTATAATTTTATTGAGGGATGGTCAGACTTTGAAGATCCCTTCTTATCCCTATCTTTCTTCTCCCTTCCAGTGATTCCAAAGTTAAAGATAACTGATAAGGGGTTAGTTAAAGATATGGAGTTAGTTAGCCTATATCTTTAA
- a CDS encoding flavodoxin family protein, producing the protein MKILGISGSPRAEGNTTYLVKLALEEAKKLGAEVEFISLAGKELNPCIACNKCKETGKCIIEDDVEDILKKMLEADGIILGSPVYFGGVTAQLKMIMDRSRPLRSGFQLKNKVGGAISVGGSRNGGQETTIEQIHNFFLIHSMIVVGDAEPTAHYGGTGFGRAPGDCEKDEVGIETAKNVGRKVAEIVKLIKGE; encoded by the coding sequence ATGAAGATCTTAGGCATCAGTGGAAGCCCAAGGGCTGAGGGAAATACAACATACTTGGTTAAGTTAGCCTTAGAAGAGGCTAAGAAGTTAGGAGCTGAAGTAGAATTCATAAGCTTAGCTGGAAAGGAGCTGAATCCTTGTATAGCCTGTAATAAGTGTAAAGAGACTGGAAAGTGTATAATTGAGGATGATGTTGAAGACATCTTAAAGAAGATGTTAGAAGCTGATGGAATCATCTTAGGCTCTCCTGTCTATTTTGGTGGAGTTACCGCTCAGCTAAAGATGATTATGGATAGAAGTAGGCCACTGAGATCAGGGTTTCAGTTAAAAAATAAGGTTGGTGGAGCCATCTCAGTAGGAGGAAGTAGAAATGGTGGCCAGGAAACAACAATAGAGCAAATACATAACTTTTTCTTAATTCACTCTATGATTGTTGTAGGAGATGCTGAACCAACAGCTCACTATGGAGGAACAGGCTTTGGCAGAGCTCCAGGAGATTGTGAGAAGGATGAGGTTGGAATAGAAACAGCTAAGAATGTAGGTAGAAAAGTGGCTGAGATTGTTAAGCTCATAAAGGGAGAATAA
- the hisH gene encoding imidazole glycerol phosphate synthase subunit HisH produces MIGIIDYNAGNLRSILKAVELFDKAKIIKSEEEILSSDKLILPGVGNFGSAIKNLSPVKEAIVKAIDEGVPFLGICLGLQILFEWSEEANEEGLKIIKGEVLRFRKGKVPHMGWNTVKILKDSPIFEGIKDEEYFYFVHSYYVVPREDCVVGETNYYINFPSVIQRDNLLATQFHPEKSGKIGLRLLENFIELF; encoded by the coding sequence ATGATTGGGATAATAGACTATAATGCAGGGAACTTAAGAAGTATCTTGAAGGCTGTTGAACTCTTTGATAAGGCTAAGATTATAAAAAGTGAGGAGGAAATTTTAAGCTCAGATAAATTGATCCTTCCAGGGGTTGGGAACTTTGGAAGTGCTATAAAAAACTTGTCTCCTGTTAAGGAAGCTATAGTTAAGGCTATTGATGAAGGGGTTCCTTTCTTAGGCATCTGTTTAGGGTTACAGATACTATTTGAGTGGAGTGAAGAGGCTAATGAAGAAGGGTTAAAGATTATTAAGGGAGAGGTTTTAAGATTTAGGAAGGGAAAGGTTCCACATATGGGATGGAATACAGTTAAAATTTTAAAAGACTCACCTATCTTTGAGGGAATAAAGGATGAAGAATATTTTTACTTTGTTCATTCCTATTATGTTGTCCCAAGGGAAGACTGTGTTGTTGGAGAAACTAACTACTATATAAATTTCCCATCAGTTATACAGAGAGATAATTTATTGGCTACTCAATTCCATCCTGAGAAGAGTGGTAAGATTGGGCTAAGGTTGTTAGAAAACTTTATAGAGCTATTTTAA
- a CDS encoding fumarate hydratase, whose translation MIQETVIELFREAVVKLPEDVKKALKESYEKESSKLAKETLKAILKNIEIAERENIPLCQDTGLPIVFLKIGRGVKGEEVLKIVNEIREGVKRATEEIPLRPNVVHPISRENLGNVGLDIPYISYEFDHSLEKEIEITVFPKGAGSENMSALKMLTPAEGVSGIKKFVLETVVNASGKPCPPIVVGIGIGGSSDLALKLAKKALLRKIGERHRDEEIAKLEEELLKKINSLGIGAMGLGGEITALDVFIEVAGTHTASLPVGICINCWAHRRATRRLKI comes from the coding sequence ATGATTCAAGAAACTGTAATAGAGCTTTTTAGAGAGGCTGTTGTTAAATTACCAGAGGATGTTAAAAAAGCTCTAAAAGAGAGTTATGAAAAAGAGAGTAGTAAGTTGGCAAAGGAAACATTAAAGGCAATATTGAAAAATATTGAGATTGCTGAGAGAGAGAATATTCCCTTATGCCAAGATACTGGATTACCAATAGTTTTTTTAAAGATTGGCAGAGGTGTAAAAGGAGAAGAAGTATTAAAAATTGTCAATGAGATAAGAGAGGGAGTGAAGAGAGCAACTGAAGAGATTCCATTAAGGCCTAATGTTGTCCATCCAATAAGTAGAGAAAACTTAGGAAATGTTGGTTTAGATATTCCTTATATAAGCTATGAATTTGACCACTCCCTTGAAAAAGAGATAGAGATTACTGTCTTCCCTAAGGGAGCTGGTAGTGAAAATATGAGTGCTTTAAAAATGCTAACTCCTGCTGAGGGAGTTAGTGGGATAAAAAAGTTTGTTTTAGAAACTGTTGTTAATGCCTCTGGAAAGCCATGTCCTCCTATAGTGGTTGGCATAGGGATAGGAGGAAGTTCAGACTTAGCTTTAAAGCTGGCTAAAAAGGCACTATTAAGGAAGATTGGAGAGAGGCATAGAGATGAGGAGATAGCTAAGTTAGAGGAAGAGCTTTTAAAGAAGATAAATAGCTTAGGAATTGGAGCTATGGGATTAGGTGGAGAGATAACAGCCTTAGATGTCTTTATAGAGGTTGCTGGAACTCATACAGCTTCCTTACCAGTTGGAATTTGTATAAACTGCTGGGCACATAGAAGAGCAACAAGAAGATTAAAGATATAG
- the gatE gene encoding Glu-tRNA(Gln) amidotransferase subunit GatE, whose amino-acid sequence MDYEKLGLKVGLEIHQQLNTERKLFCHCPTILRDDEPDGEILRILRPTLSEVGEIDRAALLEARKGKKFLYQYYNDSTCLVELDEEPPHEPSEEALKIALEVALLMNMKPVDLAYVMRKIVIDGSNTSGFQRTIFLARDGYVETEDGKVRIESLCLEEDAARKVEEREGIVVYNLDRLGIPLVEISTAPDIKSPKMAKDVAKRIGEILRATGKVKRGIGTIRQDINISIKDGARVEIKGVSELNLIDKVVEYEVLRQVNLLKIRDELKSRGAYVIEEIYDVTDLFKECKSRIIKRAIERGGKVKAIILKKFSGLVGKEIQPGRRLGTEFSDRAKVIAGVGGIFHTDELPNYGITDEDVKKLRERLKAEEEDTIIIVADEEEKAIKALEAVIERAKEAIEGVPEETRRALDDGTTSYLRPLPGAARMYPETDIPPIYITEELINEIKSNLPELPEEKVERFIKEYKLSEELAKKMVLSYYVDLFEELCKEFKNIKPTLIAKTLEETLKEIRREGYNIENIKESHLRELFKALSEGKLAKEGIPEVLKGFCEMPEKEIDEILEIKGLKGLSREEVEKIIEEIIKENIEVVKEKKEKALGMLMGRAMAKLRGKADGKMVNEILRSKIKEFI is encoded by the coding sequence ATGGACTATGAAAAATTAGGCTTAAAGGTTGGTTTGGAAATACATCAGCAGTTAAATACTGAAAGAAAACTCTTTTGCCACTGTCCTACAATTTTAAGAGATGATGAGCCAGATGGAGAGATTTTAAGAATTTTAAGACCTACACTTAGTGAAGTTGGAGAGATAGATAGAGCAGCTCTTTTAGAGGCAAGGAAGGGGAAGAAATTTTTATATCAATACTATAATGACAGCACTTGCTTAGTTGAGCTTGATGAGGAGCCACCACATGAGCCAAGTGAAGAGGCTTTAAAAATAGCTTTAGAAGTGGCTCTTTTAATGAACATGAAACCTGTTGATTTAGCCTATGTAATGAGAAAGATAGTTATTGATGGGTCAAACACTTCAGGATTTCAGAGAACTATCTTTTTAGCAAGAGATGGATATGTTGAAACTGAGGATGGGAAAGTTAGAATAGAGAGTTTATGTTTAGAAGAAGATGCTGCCAGGAAAGTGGAGGAGAGAGAGGGAATAGTGGTTTATAACTTAGACAGGTTAGGAATTCCATTAGTTGAGATATCAACAGCTCCTGATATAAAGAGTCCAAAGATGGCTAAGGATGTAGCTAAGAGAATTGGAGAAATCTTAAGAGCTACTGGGAAGGTTAAGAGAGGAATAGGGACAATAAGGCAGGATATCAATATCTCTATAAAGGATGGGGCAAGGGTTGAGATAAAAGGGGTTTCTGAGCTAAACTTAATAGATAAGGTTGTTGAGTATGAAGTACTAAGACAGGTTAATTTACTAAAGATTAGGGATGAGCTTAAAAGTAGAGGAGCTTATGTCATAGAGGAAATTTATGATGTCACTGATCTCTTTAAAGAGTGTAAATCAAGGATTATAAAGAGAGCTATAGAGAGAGGAGGGAAGGTTAAAGCTATTATCTTAAAGAAATTTTCAGGCTTGGTTGGGAAGGAAATACAACCTGGAAGAAGGTTAGGGACAGAGTTCTCTGATAGGGCTAAAGTTATAGCTGGAGTTGGTGGAATATTCCACACTGATGAGCTTCCAAATTATGGGATAACTGATGAAGATGTTAAAAAGCTGAGAGAGAGGTTAAAGGCTGAGGAAGAAGACACAATAATTATAGTTGCTGATGAAGAAGAGAAGGCTATAAAGGCATTAGAAGCAGTAATTGAGAGGGCTAAGGAAGCTATAGAGGGAGTTCCTGAAGAAACAAGAAGAGCTTTAGATGATGGAACAACCTCTTACTTAAGACCCCTCCCAGGAGCTGCAAGGATGTATCCTGAAACAGACATTCCTCCAATTTACATTACTGAAGAGCTAATAAATGAAATTAAAAGTAATTTGCCAGAACTTCCTGAGGAAAAGGTTGAGAGGTTTATAAAGGAGTATAAGTTGAGTGAAGAGCTTGCTAAGAAGATGGTTTTAAGCTACTATGTTGACCTTTTTGAAGAGCTATGTAAGGAGTTTAAAAATATAAAGCCAACCTTAATAGCTAAAACCTTAGAAGAAACATTAAAAGAGATTAGGAGAGAGGGCTATAATATAGAGAACATCAAAGAGAGCCACTTAAGAGAGTTATTTAAAGCTCTCTCTGAAGGGAAGTTAGCTAAGGAAGGAATTCCAGAGGTTTTAAAAGGATTCTGTGAGATGCCTGAGAAGGAAATAGATGAGATCTTAGAAATTAAAGGATTAAAAGGACTTTCAAGGGAAGAAGTTGAAAAAATCATTGAGGAAATTATTAAAGAAAATATTGAGGTTGTTAAAGAAAAGAAAGAAAAGGCTCTTGGCATGCTTATGGG
- a CDS encoding TATA-box-binding protein yields the protein MCEIKIVNVVVSTKIADSIDLEEVALVLENAEYEPEQFPGLVCRLNDPKVALLMFRSGKVNCTGAKSKEEAERAIKKIIKELKDAGFDVNENPEIKVQNMVATADLGFEPDLNEIAIYVDETEYEPEQFPGLVYRLNDPKVVVLIFGSGKVVITGLKSEEDAKKALEKIKETIREIQEMEDDWDNRL from the coding sequence ATGTGTGAGATAAAAATAGTTAATGTTGTAGTCTCCACAAAGATAGCTGATAGCATAGACTTGGAAGAAGTTGCCTTAGTCTTAGAAAATGCTGAATATGAGCCTGAACAATTCCCAGGGTTGGTTTGTAGGTTAAATGATCCTAAGGTTGCTCTACTAATGTTTAGAAGTGGTAAGGTTAACTGTACTGGAGCCAAGAGTAAGGAAGAGGCTGAGAGAGCTATAAAGAAGATTATTAAAGAGCTTAAAGATGCTGGCTTTGATGTCAATGAAAATCCAGAAATTAAAGTTCAGAACATGGTGGCTACAGCTGATTTAGGCTTTGAGCCAGACTTGAATGAGATAGCTATTTATGTGGATGAAACAGAGTATGAGCCTGAACAATTCCCAGGGTTGGTTTATAGGCTAAATGACCCTAAGGTTGTTGTTCTCATCTTTGGTAGTGGTAAAGTTGTTATCACTGGGCTAAAGAGTGAGGAAGATGCTAAGAAAGCTTTAGAGAAGATAAAAGAAACAATTAGAGAGATTCAGGAGATGGAGGATGATTGGGATAATAGACTATAA
- a CDS encoding secondary thiamine-phosphate synthase enzyme YjbQ: MLFVYEVKTKKREELVDITNYLLDAVEKSRVRDGIAIIYCPHTTAAITINENADPTVKEDIINFLSHLIPKNFNYRHLEGNSDAHIKSSLIGSSETIIIKDGKPLLGTWQGLFFAEFDGPRTRKVYIKIIEG, encoded by the coding sequence ATGCTATTTGTATATGAAGTTAAAACAAAAAAGAGAGAGGAGTTAGTTGATATAACTAATTATCTCTTAGATGCTGTAGAGAAGAGTAGAGTTAGAGATGGAATAGCCATTATTTACTGCCCTCACACAACAGCAGCTATAACAATTAATGAAAATGCTGACCCAACAGTTAAAGAGGATATAATAAACTTTTTATCCCACCTAATTCCTAAAAATTTTAACTATAGACATTTGGAGGGAAACTCTGATGCACATATAAAAAGCTCTTTAATAGGCTCATCTGAAACCATCATTATTAAGGATGGTAAGCCACTATTAGGAACTTGGCAAGGCCTATTCTTTGCAGAATTTGATGGACCAAGGACAAGGAAGGTTTATATAAAAATTATTGAGGGATAG